acagcagcgatctgcagccacatacacagagattaacgttaatcaagtgtcctgataatgaatacacatgacctccagtctggacgtcatgtgtattcagaatcctgacacttctgactcttttctgtgagatttccagcaagggaaacgaaatctcgtttacctcgtaatctcgcgagattacgagtggcttgctggaatctcacagaaaagattcagaagtgtcaggattctgagtacacatgacgtccaggctggaggtcatgtgtattcattatcaggacacttgtgtatgtggctgcacatcgttctagtaagaacactatgtgctgtgtaaatgaatggagaggagtgcatgatgctgattggtcactgattcgtcagcgtcataaacttctattcacaacgcccagttagtaaaacacgtaaacacgcccagttaaaaacacgatacacgcccagttggagatacaaaaaaaaaaaccacgcccagttgttaatttcaaagctcatttgcatatatatataaaatagcgcataacttggccaaaaatgaacgtttttaaaaaaaacaaaaactttactgttctctacattgcagcgccgatcacatgcaataggagatagggatttgataatctggtgacagagcctctttaagccccaaAAATACTGACTATCattttgaggctgggttcacacgacgacattaacgtccgtaattgacggacgtatttcggccagaagtcccggaccgaactcagtgcagggagccgggctcctagcatcatagttatgtacgatgctaggagtccccgcctctccgcggaactactgtcccgtactgaaaacatgattacagtacgggacagttgtcctgcagagaggcggggactcctagcatcgtacataactatgatgctaggagcccggctccctgcactgagttcggtccgggacttccggacgaaatacgtccgtccattagggacgttaatgtggtcgtgtgaacccagccttaggttgaAAATCTACTTagaactaaggctttgttcacatctgcgtcagggtcccgttcagaCGTTTCAtctgagcttttcgtcagaacgggaccttgactgaaacaaacataaaccttaggtctccacttatatcacctttgatttcaatggtgacgggtccggtgccaatggtttacagggctccattctgacggaaagctctaacggaacgtcagaatagagccctgactcatatgtgaaccaagccttacagATTGTTAGATTTTTTATAGAGTTAGAATTTAAACCATTGTGGTACCAGCATGGCCTAGGAATCTGAGGATTGGAAGATAAATCACTGATGAATGTATGGTGGGAGGGGGGAGGCGGGAAAAGtgataaatctaaaaatgattaAGCAGAGATGATCTCTCGAAGGCTactttcacacgagcgttgcgcatctctgCCGTGAAAAATGACCATTTTTCACGaccaaggtgcatccgtgctttTCCCTGTGCTATGCGTGATCACGCCTCCCCTACAGACTAGAGTCTAtgtagggatgcgtgaagcgcaaaaaaaaacatgtgctattttctcacggactcttcacacggtccattgaaacaatggctgtgtgacCGGCTCcattgaataacataggtccgtgtgatggccgttgatttaacgaccgtcacacagacgtataacacgttcgtgtgaataaggccttaaactgACCATACTCAGATAAATATCATCCACACTCCCATTTCAGTAGGATTGTCCAAGAATTTAGGGTGTACGGGGGTAGCCAAACAATATTCTGATAACTGCCAGGGAAAAGAAGGATCGGACATGTTGTCTTTCTACATTTCTGTTTCTATGTTCCCCCGTATTGTCAGAAAATGTATGGTAgctcaccaccccccccccccaatacaatTCGGTTATCCTATTTTAATACGCGAATCAAGATTACCAATCATTCTAGCAAAAAAAGCCCCATTGTGCATTTCTTAGTTTTTATCGATTAGATGTGTCCGGCATTCTTGGTTTTCCAGTCATACGTCagacacaaaacaaaaaacaaaacttcatAAACCAAAATTGACAAGGCATTTAATTGGatacaaaaaacttttttctttttgtaattcaatgtacaataatactaataataatactaaataataataataataataatattaataataacaacaacaataagaagaataatagtaataaaaaaaaccttgaaaTGGTACAAACAAGCTATTAAAAATGCTTACCAGACAACTTTTGAAATGTTGGTGGATCATTTTATCAAATGTTCAATTTTTACTAGAAACAGAACAAAAACGTCTAACCAATTGGATACATTTACAGCATTGGGCCTGATGCACAGCATTCTATGTATGCTCTCTGCGATTCTTTATCCCTTTTTGGAGGATAGCCATCATAAATCTCACAAAAGTCCAATTTGTGATGAAAGTTCAAAGGaaattcaatgagaaaaaaaaaacattaaaaaactggAGAGACTGGATTATGTGTGAAGAATCGGACGAACTAAAGAGTTTGATCATTGCTCGAAAGATTATCTGCATTTTGACGATTCATCGGCTTCTCTGCGTGAATTTTTTGATGGTCAACGAAAACTGATTTTTTGGAAAAACACTTCCCACATTCCAAACAAGAAAACTGCTTCTTCCTTGTGTGAATTTTTTTATGGTCGACAAGAACCGATTTCTTAGAAAAACATTTGCCACATTCCAAACATGAAAATGGCTTTTCCCccgtgtgacttctctgatgttcaACAAGATCTAATTTCCGGTTGAATCCTCTCCCACATTCCAAACATGAGAACCGCTTTGTTGCCGTGTGAATTTTCTGATGGTCGACAAAAACGGATTTCTTagaaaaacattttccacattccaaACAGCAAAACGGCTTCTCCccggtgtgaattctctgatgttcAGCAAGAACTGATTTCCGGGTAAAACATTTTCCGCATTCTAAACATGAaaatggtttctcccctgtgtgagttttctgatggtcaacaagacccgatttctgggtaaaacatttcccgcattctgaacatgaaaacgGCTTCTCTCCTCTATGAATTTTCTGATGCTCAACAAGACCCCACTTCTGGTTAAAACCTTTCCCACATTCCAGAcaagaatatggcttctcccccgtGTGAAGTATTTGATGTTCAACAAGAGATGATTTTCTGTTAAAACTTTTCCCACATTCCAAACATGAAAACGGCTTCCCGGTGTGAGTTCTCTGATGGTCAACAAGACTTGATTTCTTGGTAAATCGTTTTCCACAATCTAAACATGAAAATGGTTTCTCTCCCGTGTGCATTTTCtgatggtcaacaagacccgattTCTGGGTATAACATTTCCCGCATTCTGAACACGAAAATAGCTTCTCCcccgtgtgaattctctgatgtttaacaagatCAGATTTCagagtaaaacattttccacattctgaacatgaaaatggcttctcccccgtGTGAATTTTTTCATGTTTAGCAAGGTCTTGTTTctgggtaaaacatttcccacattcagtACAGGAAAATGGTcgttcccctgtgtgaattctgtgATGTCTAACAAGATCTGATTTATGGATAAAACATTTTAAACATTTTGAACATGAAAACGGCCTCTCTCCTGAGTGAATTTTCTGATGTTCAACGAGACATGATTTCTGGGTAAAACACTTCCTACATTCCGAACATGAAAAAGGCTTCTCCCCCGTGTGAGTTTTCTGATGCCCAAGAAGTCCTGACTTCTggctaaaacatttcccacaaacTGAACATGTAAATGGCTTCTCCCCCGTGTGTGTCCTCTGGTGCTGAATTAGATTAGATTTTCTGGCAAAGCCTTTCCCACAGTCCAAACATAAAAACGGCTTCTCGCCTGTGTGAATTTCTTGATGTTTAACAAGATCTAATTTGCGTGGAAAGCTTTTCCCACACTCCAAACATGAAAATTGATTTCGTACTGCAGAATTTGGTGTTATATTATCCTCTCCTTCACAATCTGGGGATAAAAAGAGGTTCTTGCTGTGACCATCTGTGGAAAAAGAAAactttgtattatatatatatatatatatatatatatatatatatatatatataacacggaacaacattttaaatatgatggtgtatatggagcaataatatctgatgccctccagttgtgcccctcggACGTGGATCCACCGTTTCAGGGTTCCCTCCAGCTGCCccaaattttctgcagcatttcttagactacgagtctgaggcactcccactgttctcggattggccagaggtGCTCACATGAGCAGTTCTTTCCAATCCATGAACAGAGAGAGTGTATTGGACTGAGTCTGGGAAGcactgtggccattttgagacaacacagaggggaccctgaGACAGCAGATCCACGGCATAGGGactcaactggagggcaccaggtaatattactccatatacaccatcacatTTATCTTTTTGTCCTGAGACCAGAGGATCGATTTAAGCTCATCTACAACCATTCCCCTCAACCATACTGTAATGCACATGTAGTCCCATTGAAGAGAATATAAAATTCTGTCTACAGACTAGGAGATTCAAAGATCTCCTGGTCAGAACACAATGGGGCATAGTCTTCACACGACACAAACCGTCACCGATATCTTCCGAGATGACAAGCCAATGTCGTAGTTTAAAGTAAAGTCTCTGGCATAAGTAATTGTGAGGGTCCTGCCACCCATTTTTTATGAGAGTTCCAGTCCTCTGTGCCCACCCACTCTGATTATTGATATTTCTTTTGCCTGGCTCACACATTTCCTTGCCTCTGAGTTCCCCAACTCACCAGTCCACCAACAAATCTTGTCATCTGATTTTCACTAGTTTCTGACTTCATCAATTCCCCAAATATCTTTTTCCTTTAAAATGCTATTACCTTTAGCTCTCTCCCCAAAATCTACTTGTAAAGCCCCTTGCACACCATCTTCTTTTGAAAATCTTTTTTCTTACCTAAAAAAACGCATTTAGACACGTGTAAGGTATCCCATTTTTTTCGATAAGTGCAACTTATACCAAAGTttcatttttcatgttttttttctccaaaattatatatatatatatatatatatatatatatatatatatatatatgtacacattccTAAACATGGTGCGAACTTAGGCTAACATTCTCTAACTACattgtgggccatttatatggttacacctaaataaaattggaatggttggtgatattaacttcctgtttgtggcacattagtatatgggaggggggaaacttttcaagctgggtgttgaccatggcggacattttgaagtcggccattttgtatccaactttagttttttcaatgggaagagggtcatgtgacacatcaaacttatcgagaatttcacaagaaaaacaatggtgtgcttggttttaacgttactttattctttcatgagttatttacaagcttcgctttgtttacagccattgacatgtcgcagaggttaacacgtgaggagcggatagaaattgtgttgatgtctggtgaacgcagtacccgggtcattgcagcagatttcaatgcaagacaccctacgagaccacccatctcccatgctacagtttgcaaactgcttgccaagtttcatgaaactggttcagtgttggatttgcccaaatgtggacgcatgaaaactgtcactaatgaagaaacatcagtggctgtcctagcttcattcagcaagagcccacagcgtagcactagcCGCAGGTCACTGGAGTGGCATCAGtccaacatcccttcggcggatattagctactcacaaatggcacccttacaaactgcagctgctgcagcatctcaacgaggatgacccagatcggcgcactgaatttgcagaatgggcaaaacaaaaattggaacaggaccctcagtttacacagaacattttgttcagtgatgaggcaaacttttatgtgaatggtgaagttaacaaacaaaaccaccgctattggtctgacactaacccacattggatagatccctccaagactgttggaacacaaaaattgatggtatggtgtggtatatggggtacaaagatagtggggccattcttcatcaatggaaacctcaaggccacgggatatctgaaattgctacatgatgatgtgtttcgctCTTTAtgtactgaagctggcacgttccctgagtttttccagcaagatggtgcactgcCACataatgggtgtcaggtccgagcattcctagatgaacagtttcctggaaagtggattggtcgtcgtgggccagttgaatggccccctaggtctcccgatctgacccccttagacttttatctttggggtcatctgaaggcaattgtctaagctgtgaagatacgagatgtgcagcaactgaaactacggatactggaagcctgtgctagcatttcttctgcggtgttgctatcagtgtgtgaagagtgggagaagagggttgcattgacaatccaacacaatgggcagcactttgaacacatttttggtcagaaacttgtaaataactaatgaaagaataaagtaacgttaaaaccaagcacaccattgtttttcttgtgaaattctcgataagtttgatgtgtcacatgaccctcttcccattgaaaaaactaaagttgtatacaaaatggccaacttcaaaatggccaccatggtcaacacccagcttgaaaagtttcccccctcccatatactaatgtgccacaaacaggaagttaatatcaccaaccattcccattttatttaggtgtatccatataaatggcccaccctgtactggtGTATACCAGCCCGATTGAGGCCAAACGGACACTGTTTTTGACTCCGTCGGGTCAATGGTGCCCTATGGACATGTTAGGCATGTATGCCAGGAGATATACGTAGGGCATAAACTTGGTGCGCAGGGGGTCTTAGCCTGCTTTCAGATGGCCGTAACGCAGGAGCCCATTCGTTTCCGTATTTCGCCCGCAGCTTTGTTTGGAATAGTTGGACCTCCCTCGGTTCTACCAAACTGTCCTAGGATTAAGTTAAAAACTCCTAAGCGCTCCACAATACTGCACCATCTATCATAAATTTCAGCTCTCATCTCTACCATCTTCCCTCATTAGATTATCTCATTGCCCAGTCCTGCTCCCACCCTGCACTCATCCTATAAAACCTTTTACCTTAAACCATCCCACTTAAATCCCgtttagattgtaagcttttaGGGGCAAGATCCGCTCTACTTTTTTGTCATATAGTTGATGTTCGCCCACGACCAAGTGCCACTTAGGCTGTTTtacacggcatccgagtggcgcccggtagttttcacggacccctgcactttagcgggtgaatcgggtccatgaaaaccgacccgactctccgatccatagtaagataggacatgtcctatctttccacggagcaCGGACGGGACTCGGTTGGCACACACgtcgtgtgcattagggcttAGTTTATAGTTTATAACAATGTAACTGGACAGAGAAAACACGACTCttgtatttgttttgttttttataccaAGGATCCCAAAGAGGCAGGATGAGCACTAGCGAGGGGCAGCCGTTTGCCCAGCATCTCCACACCAGGAGCTGCCTAGGTCGGTGTCACATGTAACTTCCCACCTTCACCCttaaatgaccggcctatttttgcCCTTAATGAGCAatccatttttttcagttttcttcTTCGTCGcattcaaaaagtcataactttatttttccgtcgacgtcGTCATACGAGGGTTTGTGGTTTGCATGACGAGATGTCGTTTTCTTTGGTATCACTTGGTTTACGTGGGACATTTTTTCACTGTGCAACGTTTTATTAATTACATTTATTTGTCCTTAATTAttgttttagtcccaccaggggacttcacaatgtcatcttctgatcgctgacaatgctttggtgtacttggtataccaaagcattactgcctgtcagtgtaaagtgGACAGGCAGTCTATACAGCCCGATAGGCGTATAGTCTTGGCAGGCTTAAGGGCCTTTGTTAGActaccatggcaacccatcggcagCTCGTGATTGCTacggatgggtgacagagggagccttctgcttctgtaaaccacttagatgtcgCAATTGCtactgaccacagcatctaaggggcaAAACCGCCGAGTTTGGAGGGAACTCTGATTCCGGGcgttagagcaggagcccggaTGTCATCACACAGCTAAGCATCTGCTCCTCCCGGCATGGGACACCCGTGCCAGGCTTATTCCAAGGCACCTTAAAAAGGCTAATACATCAgaataaggccccttagtgaccgctgtgaaaaggtgtattggccgTCTCTAAGGGCTGAAATATGAAGACACTTGTCATAGAACCTCACATGTGCCATCTTGAATTGGTAGTGTAAGATTGGAGGAAGGAATCCCAAACAAGAACAGCCAATAGCTCACCTATACCAATAAATACAGggatttcctcctcctcctctttacaCTGCTGATCAGCCCTGAaatacatctcctcctcctcttcttcatcaacAACTTCAACTTTAATATCAAGCAGATCTTCATCCTGATTCAacgaataaaagaaataaaagtacaattCACATGACAGCCGGAGACGTCTAGTGGAACAGTTTTAAGGCTGGTCATACATTTTATATGGCTGCTGCTCCTCccaactcccccatacacatgttcTCAGGGACTCCTCTGGCAGTGGCTTTTCTAATAACGAatgaaaggatcgggcatgttaatATTCAACATGCCGACCCTTCTTTCTCCTGACATTTGCCATCGGTTGAGAGTCTAgacaccgccatacacattagatggtcggccggtCCCGCTGAAACGcgtataatgtgtatggccagctttagggaACAGAATAGAATTAGCAGCCAATAACTTGCATGACAAAATGACTAAATACAAACAATAATTTACCTTCTTCTGCTCCCCCgaattaaataaaattaacacTTCAGGTCATATTATATGAACTAAGACTGACCAAGACACCAACACAGCTCCTCTACCAATCATATAGAATGCACAGTGGCGTAGCTGGCaagatgtcgggggggggggggggggggtggccccgggcccactgagatggtggagcCCGCCACTCCCACTATGACTGGCATGGCAGCACTGCAGTATTATTCAATCTTGCAGACGAGCCGCACTCTagtactacccatcatccctgtatacaacccccatcatccctgtatataccagccatcattcctgtacataACCCCCATTATTTCTGCATATAGCAGCCAgactatatacagtgatgatggggttatatatggggatgatggtttTATACAGGGACGACGGCTAGACCAGGCATCAACCATGtatacaacccccatcatccctatattatatatatatatatatatatatatatatatatatacacacacacacacacacacacacacacacacacacacaccagccaTCATGCCTGTATATGACCCCCAAGTGTATAATAATAGACATATATATCAGTGTGAttcgtgcaactttctaattagtttttattaagaaaatgtattactttttgagatacagctgctttgtatcctgtatatagagcggccgtatctagcaCGGAGACCTGGATCCATCACGTCAGTGGAACTGACTggctcagtgtcagcgggtcctgcatgtctgacaTCTAGGATCCACCTGTTCTCTATCATATCAAAGTTAtgaatttaggcttcgttcacatctgcgttgtggttccattcatgggttctgtcagacctttcttttaggggaacccatgaacggcaaccaaatgaaaaccatagctttccatttgaatTACCATTTCcaaggtaatgcttccgttgctaatggtttccatttgtctcctttCCGTAAGGTTTTCCGTTTATacggtggaatcaatagcgcagttgactagctatggtttccattcggtttccgttcatgggttcccctgatggaaaagtCTGACGAAACCCATGATTAgaagccttagatgtgatcggtaacagctcgatcctgcgtcttACATGCGTTGGGGGGCCCCCTGGGCTAAATCCCTACGCCTCTGAAAGTGCATGGTGGGACCCCAGCTCCATGTACCTGATGATCCTCAGAAACATTGAGATCTTCATCTGGACCTTCCTGGGTGCATGACGGACTGGAACATGTCTCCGGTGGATTTCCCTTACTGGACTCCTCTGTAAGAAATAAAAGCTCATTGACGCATACAATGAGGTTTCTGAATTTGTGGTCAGATAGGTCAGTCTATCCTTAACGTTTTAGTGTTGGCGACCACTTCCAATTCATTCACGGTGTATTCAAAATTTGAACAAAACAATTTGATCTTCAGCTTGAAATGAACCAGAACAAATCAGAAAAACAAATGTATAATATGGTTCCTAAAAGATGGATCACTGGAAATAAGAGCTTATATTGTGTATATAATGGTTATTACTCACCCGCGCTGATATCAGTAGGATGTTCCATTTCCATAGAATAGGTGTCATCTTCATCGTCGAAATCTTCAATTTTAATATTGAGGAAACCTTCATTCTAAATAGTGATAAGAAGAATAATGGAGGATaagagccacacagctcctcttCAGATTGAATCAAGAATATGTTGGGACCGGAGCTCCATGTACCTGATGATCCTCTGGGACATTGAGATCGTCTTCTGTACAATCCTGGGAATACTGAGGCCTCGAAGACTTCTCTGATGGGTTTCTGTTACTgggtccatctgtaggaaacccaCACATAGCGGTTAAATACAAGGGGACAGTTTTACAAATCAAAAGGCACCGCAGTTCTAGAGCACATGGCGTTAGCCacatttaaaaagtgtttttgaaACGCTTTGTGTCTCATCCGACAAGGCGAGTGGCTTAACGGAAAAGGTGTGGCTTAAGATGTGCCAATAGGTTGGTccaaagtaagccaaccaagaggtggtataaaaaGCCAAAGTGTCTAAAGGTGCGCCAAATTCATCATCCAGCAtcagccactgtgataaatttggcgcatctactCAAGTTCTAAACGGTGTAAAATTaggataatggggcagatttttgAAGTCTTAATAACCAATTCACGGGCAAAAGATAAGACACAATTATTAAGAGACGAAACGCCCACCATCCCCAAcacttaaatgtaaaaaaaatacatactcacctcttctcccctccgaCTCCCTCTTCATGCCGCAGCTAAATCCAAGTACTGATGCCGGGGCGGTGTCAGTAACCAAGCAACAACACAGAATTGATGACGTTGAGTGTTGCACCGGCACTGATGCTGCCCGCCATCAGTACCTCAAAATAGCCGCCGGATGAAGAGGGTGCCAGAGGGAACCCTGTgtggagaagaggagcggtaagGGGAGTGtgaattttgatttttttttggtccAAAAAGGAAGGGTGGGGGTAGTCAAACTGGAAGGGCGGGCAAGGTAGAGACTTGGCATGGGCCTCTAACCTGCATGGCACACAGACTGAGACCCACGCCAGCTGGGAGGTttttgctataatttacaccagtttcctGGCgtgaattataataaatttgtcattcCGGTGGATGCCCCCTTCGGCAAAGCACCGTCTCTTTTCTCTGCACTTTCTGAAAGTGGCGAGAAAAGTAAAAACTAATTTTAGCACAACTATGGCGTGCACCAACATcttttttacgccagaaaactgtcgGAAATCTCTTTATAAATTCCCCCCAGCGTTGGCACATTATATGGAATGATCAGAGGATGAATCAAAATGAACCTGAAAAACGCTTTCACCTTTACTATTAATAAGTGTCCTCTTACCTCGTGTTTTTAGGGGCTGGCGATTctccatgacgtccttgtacagatccctcttacccggaggTGTGCGgtcccggtggtcctccatcatgacgtccttgtacagatccctcttacccggaggTGTGCGGTTCCTTTGGTCCTCCATAATGacctccttgtacagatccttgtgtccttttacatattcccactcctccatggaaaaATAGACGGTgatatcctgacaccttataggaacctgacacacaacgatacagtcatcacccagtgTTAATTCATAAAACGCGCCATATTTTTTAAACAACGCAAAATATtggtgttaaccccttaacgcattatcacgtaactgtacgtgagaagaaggctgtgttatacagccgacacctcactgcaatgggcggaataaaagatcactttgattccgcccatttaacacc
The nucleotide sequence above comes from Rhinoderma darwinii isolate aRhiDar2 chromosome 11, aRhiDar2.hap1, whole genome shotgun sequence. Encoded proteins:
- the LOC142663544 gene encoding uncharacterized protein LOC142663544, with the protein product MVLFLPDPPRMDQDRSKMTEKILNLTLEIIYLLTGDNYTIAKKKSRECVTSSSHLCVLGGWSKTKSPITEPPPHPSINERNHDEKILDLTNKIIELLTGEVPIRCQDITVYFSMEEWEYVKGHKDLYKEVIMEDQRNRTPPGKRDLYKDVMMEDHRDRTPPGKRDLYKDVMENRQPLKTRDGPSNRNPSEKSSRPQYSQDCTEDDLNVPEDHQNEGFLNIKIEDFDDEDDTYSMEMEHPTDISAEESSKGNPPETCSSPSCTQEGPDEDLNVSEDHQDEDLLDIKVEVVDEEEEEEMYFRADQQCKEEEEEIPVFIGIDGHSKNLFLSPDCEGEDNITPNSAVRNQFSCLECGKSFPRKLDLVKHQEIHTGEKPFLCLDCGKGFARKSNLIQHQRTHTGEKPFTCSVCGKCFSQKSGLLGHQKTHTGEKPFSCSECRKCFTQKSCLVEHQKIHSGERPFSCSKCLKCFIHKSDLVRHHRIHTGERPFSCTECGKCFTQKQDLAKHEKIHTGEKPFSCSECGKCFTLKSDLVKHQRIHTGEKLFSCSECGKCYTQKSGLVDHQKMHTGEKPFSCLDCGKRFTKKSSLVDHQRTHTGKPFSCLECGKSFNRKSSLVEHQILHTGEKPYSCLECGKGFNQKWGLVEHQKIHRGEKPFSCSECGKCFTQKSGLVDHQKTHTGEKPFSCLECGKCFTRKSVLAEHQRIHTGEKPFCCLECGKCFSKKSVFVDHQKIHTATKRFSCLECGRGFNRKLDLVEHQRSHTGEKPFSCLECGKCFSKKSKLDLFKHQELHNGPKPFSCLDCGKSFARKSNLVQHQRTHTGEKPYSCSECGKCFAQKSGLFDHQKIHTGEKPFSCMDCGRSFNRKSILVEHQRIHTGEKLFSCSDCGKHFTQKSDLARHQRTHTGEKPFSCSLCGKYFSQKSGLVGHLKIHTGEKPFSCSECGNCFTQKSCLVEHWKIHTGERPFSCSECEKCFIHKSDLVRHKRIHTGEKPYSCVECGKCFTQKQDLVKHQRIHTGEKPFSCPECGKCFTLKSYLVDHQRIHTGEKLFSCSECGKCFTLKSGLVAHQKIHTGEKPFSCLQCGKCFNKKSTLVDHQQTHTGKPFPCLECGKSFNRKSSLLEHQMVHTGMKPYSCLECGKGFNQKWGLVEHQKIHRGEKPFSCSECGKCFTQKSGLVNHQRSHTGEKPFSCLDCGKCFTRKSVLAEHQRIHTGEKPFSCLECGKYFSKKSVFVYHQKTHTGERQFSCLTCGRDFTKKSDLLEHQRNHTEEKPMF